The Hymenobacter swuensis DY53 genome includes the window TTAATGTACCCAACTCGCCGTTGCGGGAGCTGCCGGGCGTAAGCGTGCCCCGCGCCCGGGTGCGGATAGCCGGCGAAAAGCTGGAGTACGAAGGCCCGGTGCTGGTGACGCACTGGGGCGTGAGTGGCCCGGCCGTGCTCAAGCTCTCGGCCTGGGGTGCCCGCCGCCTGCACGAACTGGGTTACCAGAGCACTACCCTTATCAACTGGCTTCCCGATTTTACGGAAGACACGCTCCGCCAGCATCTGCTGGAATTCCGGGAGCTACACAGCAAAAAAATTGTGAGCAGCAACCCCTTGTTCGGGTTGCCGCAGCGGCTGTGGCGTACTCTGGCGGAACAGGCAGGCATCAGCCCCGAAACCCGCTGGCTGGAACTACCCGTCAAGCTCCAGAACCGCCTGATCGAAGGCCTGCTGCGTACGGCGCTGGCCGTACAGGGCAAAACCACTTATAAGGATGAGTTTGTGACCTGCGGCGGTATTTCACTTGGTGAAATCAATATGAAAACGCTGGAAAGCCGACTGGTACCGGGCCTGCATTTCGCCGGAGAAGTTCTTGATATAGACGGCATTACTGGCGGCTTCAATTTTCAGGCGGCCTGGACCACCGGCTACCTGGCCGGCCGGGCCATGGGGAAATTGGAGCGGGAGTAGTGGGAGAAGAAGCTGTATAGTCAGCCTGACTTAACCGTGCAGAAACCCTGCGGGCTGTTTTACAGTAAAGAGAGGCATTCCACCTTTCCTAAACACCCATAACAACCCTCTCCTCATGGAAGCTAAAGCACTGCAAGCCGGCCTCAACGAACTGCTCGAAACTCTGAAAGATGGCCAGAAAGGCTATACCGAAGCCTTGACCGATGTAGAAGATGCCGATCTGAAGCAGACCTTCAAGAAATACGCCGCTCAACGTTCCGAATATATTACCGAACTGGAAGACCAGATGCACAAGCTCAACCTGCATCCCGAAGAAGAGTCGTCCATTACCGGTACCATCCACCGCGCGTTTATCAACCTGAAGGGCCTGGTGACCAGCAAAGACCGTCACAGCATCCTCGCCGAGTGCGAGCGAGGCGAAGACTACGCCAAAGCTGCCTACGAGAAAGCTCAGAAGATTCAGGACATCCCGGCCCCCATCAAGGCCCTGATCGAAAAGCAGGCGGCCGGTATCAAGCAGGGCCACGACGAAATCCGCGACCTGCGCGACGCCGCCAAGAAATAATCACAGATGGTGCTGATACAGATGGTGCTGATATAGTTGATTTCATAGACTTCAACTTATCATCTGTAACACGTAGAAAGCCGCTCCAGTAGGAGCGGCTTTCTTTTTTAGGAGTATTTGCGAATGCTACCATCTAACCCAGACCAACGCAAAAGAGCCACTTCAAATGAAGTGGCTCTTTTGCGTTGGTGAAATCAGCTCAGATTGAAATCTGTGAAATCAATCTTGTCTGCACCATCTATGATTTAGCTGTCGTCGCGCTTGCCTTTGTAGCCGCCGCCGTAGCTGCTGCCACCCTCGCGGCGGTTACCGCCGCCGTAGGAGCCGCCGCCGCGGTTGCCGCCGTAGCTGCTGCCGCCTTCCCGACGGTCGCCGCCGTAGGAGCCACCACCACGGTTGCCGCCGAAGGAGCCACCACCACGGTTACCACCGTAGCTGCTGCCGCCTTCGCGACGCTCGCCACCACCGAAGCTGCCGGGAGCCCGACGTGGACGGTCGCTGCCGCCGCCGAAGCCGCCGCGGTTACCACCTTCCTGCTGCGCATCGCCTTCCTGGCGGGGCGTAGCAATGTTGAAGGCCACCGGACGGCCCTGGATGGAGCTGCGGCCGAGCTGGCTCACCACTTCTTCCACGAACTCATTCGGTACTTCCACGAAGCTGAACTTATCGTAGAGGGCAATGTCACCGACTTTGCTGGCCGTGAGGCTGGTGTTTTCGGCAATCAGGTCCACGATGTCGCGGGGGTGCAGACGGTCCTTCTTGCCCATCGTCACGAACAAACGGGTGAAGCCGGCGCGGGCGGCACCCTGGGTGCGACTGGCGTCGAGGCTTTCCTGGGCGCGCTTGTCTTCCTTCATCGTCATTTTCAGCAGAGCAGCAGCTACGTCGAGCGACGTAATGCCATCCTCCTGGTCCTGGTCGATGAGGCGCTGCACGCGGGCCACGTACTTGTCGAGGTTGCCTTTCTCAATTACCTCCTTGATGGAGTTGAGCATCAGCGTGGTTTTCACCTCCGACACATCTTCGAAGGACGGCACACGCTCCTGCTTGATGTTGGCTTTGGTGAAGCGCATGATGTCGCGCAGCTTGTAGATGTCGCGGCCGCTCACGAAGGTGAAGGCTTTGCCCTGCTTGCCGGCGCGGCCAGTACGGCCGATGCGGTGCACGTAGTACTCCTCGTCAGCGGGCAGGTCGTAGTTTACTACCACTTCCACGTTGTCTACGTCGATGCCGCGGGCGGCTACGTCGGTAGCTACCAGGATTTCGAGGGTGCCTTTGCGGAATTTATCGAGCGTGTTCTGACGCTGCTGCTGGCCCATGTCGCCGTGCAGGCCTTCGGCGAAATAGCCTTTAGCTTGCAGGTCGCCCACAATCTCGTCGACCATGCGCTTCGTGTTAGCGAAGACGATGCCCGACTTGATGTTGTACATGTCGATGAGGCGGGTCAGCACGTCTTTTTTCTGCGGACCGCGCACCTCGAAGTAGCTCTGCTCGATGTTGGTAACCGTCATTTCCTGATGGTTCACCTTCACGATCTGCGGATCCTTCTGGTAGCGCTTGGTCATCTCCATGATCGGCTTGCTCATGGTAGCCGAGAAGAATACCGTCTGGCGGTCTTCGGGCATTTTCTTGAGCACCGTCTCAATATCGTCGCGGAAGCCCATGTCGAGCATTTCGTCGGCCTCATCGAGGATGATCATTTTGCAATGCTCCAGCTTGAGCGTACCACGCTCGATGTGGTCCATTACGCGGCCGGGCGTACCAATTACGATCTGCACACCACGCTCCAAAGCACGGAATTGACGGTCGTAAGAAGAGCCACCGTAGATCGGCACCACGGCCAGACCACGCTTGTATTTGCCCAGTTTCTGGATTTCGCCCGAAACCTGCACCGCCAGCTCACGGGTGGGGCAGAGCACAAGGCACTGCACTTCACGCGAGTCGGTATCGACCCGCTCAATGGCGGGGATGGAGAAGGCGGCGGTTTTACCGGTGCCGGTCTGGGCCTGGCCGATTACGTCGCGGCCCTGGAGCAATACCGGAATACCGGCGGCCTGGATGGGGGATGCTTCTTCGTAGCCAACTTCGGTGATGGCACGCTGCATTTCTTCAGAGAGGGTCAGCTCGCTGAACTTGGTCTTAACGGTTTCGTTTTCCATGTCAGTGTTGATGGAGTGGAGTGAATAGCTCTGAAAACAGCGGATTCAGCGACGCTCTTCTCTCCCACTCAACACAACGACAAGTGACGGAAGCAACGGACGGAAGACAAAGCCGGCCCAACAAGTTTCTTTAAGGCAGCTCACAAGCTGCGCGGAACGTGGCCGTTCTCAAATGCGGCTGCAAAGGTACGGAGAATAATCGGCAATTGCACGCCGAATCTATAAGAACGTCATTCAGCGGCGCCTAAATGCAAAAAAAGCAGGCCCTTAAGGAGCCTGCTTTTCTGAGCTATCCGGAAAGGATACTGGACTAGGCCAGTTTCACTTTCACAGCGTTCGGGCCTTTTTTGCCCTGAGCAATTTCGAATTCAACCTTGTCTTTGTCGCGAATCTCGTCGATGCACTCGGTTACGTGAACGAACACGTCCTCGCCGGTTTCGTCAACTTTGATAAAGCCGAAACCTTTGGTTTCGTTGAAGAATTTTACAGTTCCTGTCTGCATGGTACTGGTGATGATGGATGATTTTTATCTTAAAAAAGGAAGAATCCGGAACTGCTTTCTTCCTTGCGGAAATACTCAACAGAACGGCGGAACCGCGTTTTCTTAAGGTGCTCAAAGATACAGGTATATTTTAGATATGGAATAGCACGAGCGGCTAAATGCCCGAACGGCCCAACTTTCCCCGTTTTCGTCGCCCGACCCCTGCTCCTGCCCGTATCTTTGCCGGTGCTATGAAGACTTCCGCCCCCGCCTTCCGCTTCGCCCATTACCTGACCGTCCAGCCCACCGACATCGACGAGCTTCGCCACGTGAACAACGTGCGTTACCTGCAGTGGGTGCAGGATACGGCCGCTGCCCACTGGCACGCCGCCGCCCCGCCCGAGGCCCAGGCCCGCTACGTGTGGGTAGTGCGC containing:
- a CDS encoding PA2169 family four-helix-bundle protein — translated: MEAKALQAGLNELLETLKDGQKGYTEALTDVEDADLKQTFKKYAAQRSEYITELEDQMHKLNLHPEEESSITGTIHRAFINLKGLVTSKDRHSILAECERGEDYAKAAYEKAQKIQDIPAPIKALIEKQAAGIKQGHDEIRDLRDAAKK
- a CDS encoding DEAD/DEAH box helicase, which translates into the protein MENETVKTKFSELTLSEEMQRAITEVGYEEASPIQAAGIPVLLQGRDVIGQAQTGTGKTAAFSIPAIERVDTDSREVQCLVLCPTRELAVQVSGEIQKLGKYKRGLAVVPIYGGSSYDRQFRALERGVQIVIGTPGRVMDHIERGTLKLEHCKMIILDEADEMLDMGFRDDIETVLKKMPEDRQTVFFSATMSKPIMEMTKRYQKDPQIVKVNHQEMTVTNIEQSYFEVRGPQKKDVLTRLIDMYNIKSGIVFANTKRMVDEIVGDLQAKGYFAEGLHGDMGQQQRQNTLDKFRKGTLEILVATDVAARGIDVDNVEVVVNYDLPADEEYYVHRIGRTGRAGKQGKAFTFVSGRDIYKLRDIMRFTKANIKQERVPSFEDVSEVKTTLMLNSIKEVIEKGNLDKYVARVQRLIDQDQEDGITSLDVAAALLKMTMKEDKRAQESLDASRTQGAARAGFTRLFVTMGKKDRLHPRDIVDLIAENTSLTASKVGDIALYDKFSFVEVPNEFVEEVVSQLGRSSIQGRPVAFNIATPRQEGDAQQEGGNRGGFGGGSDRPRRAPGSFGGGERREGGSSYGGNRGGGSFGGNRGGGSYGGDRREGGSSYGGNRGGGSYGGGNRREGGSSYGGGYKGKRDDS
- a CDS encoding cold-shock protein, which encodes MQTGTVKFFNETKGFGFIKVDETGEDVFVHVTECIDEIRDKDKVEFEIAQGKKGPNAVKVKLA
- a CDS encoding BaiN/RdsA family NAD(P)/FAD-dependent oxidoreductase yields the protein MNEQLTVAVLGGGAAGFFGAIACAEANPALRVLLIEKTGKLLSKVRISGGGRCNVTHAADTAAQLVQHYPRGARQLKEPFKQFGALDTVRWFEKRGVRLKTEPDGRMFPITDSSETIAQCLLEAARRAGVQILLQTTAEQITPQPKGGFELQLTGVHAQTLPVSRLLVATGGAPKAEQYAWLRQLGHSIQEPVPSLFTFNVPNSPLRELPGVSVPRARVRIAGEKLEYEGPVLVTHWGVSGPAVLKLSAWGARRLHELGYQSTTLINWLPDFTEDTLRQHLLEFRELHSKKIVSSNPLFGLPQRLWRTLAEQAGISPETRWLELPVKLQNRLIEGLLRTALAVQGKTTYKDEFVTCGGISLGEINMKTLESRLVPGLHFAGEVLDIDGITGGFNFQAAWTTGYLAGRAMGKLERE